The nucleotide window CCAATTTCATCTTCGGAAAGACTTTCAGCTATAACCTGGCataaagaaaatacaaaatGCAGCATCAGATAAGAGGGAGGCCATTTTATGAAGTTTCTATACCATCAGAAGAACTACAATGAAAAAATGTGGAACTGAACTTCAACAGAATTAGAGAAAACACATTGCACCTTTCATACAAAAGGGACCAAAAAAAGTTAATGACCTTATAATATGAAGAAACCAATGCTGACATCATGTGAGGGTCATTTATATATTAAGTAGCACAAAGGAAATGTTGTTAACGAGTATCATGCTATGTGACACGGGTACGCCAGTTTTGCCCAGGTACCCGTGTCGGTACGTGGGTACGGCGACACAGGTACGgctgcattttaaaacttttaaaattatattttcaatctTAATTATTTActctaatttttaatttttcccatcttttatatttcccttccaataagattctatattttcctctcatttttcttcaattttgagattttttgtaGATTATAAGTCTAtcaatgctttttttttcattttatcatttttgaaaatataatatttgCGTACCCGGGTACCTACAATTTTCAACATTGCGGTGTCCGAACCTGCCCTGCCGTACCCACACCCAAGTGACATAGGTATATTGAACGAAAATTTGCTATTAAAAAACTTTCACACAAATTTTCCAAGTTAATGTAATTTACTGATTATGTGAAAGCCACCAAAATAACTGCTTATTGGATTTTGTTTCTTTCCATCTGCAACAGGGCCTTAGACACACAAATGCATgtctttctcatttttgttttccctttgaACAAACAAATGAAGATGCAAGTAGTGAAGTGGATTACTTACTCCCATGTTCTATACTTGAAAACCTCCTGAGAAATACGATAATCATCTTGACTGTACATGTCATGATTTCATGGACAAAAACGGTATGtcaagagatagagagaaacaagaaacgTTCAATCTGTAAAAAATGGATATggcatcttttttattttccttcagaAAAGGAGGGCAATTAGAAGGACAACTTGCAACAAAAAGTTTTTCCACACTGCATTGTCAAAACCTGCTATTGTACTGGTACGGGTACCAGTACACAGATGGGTGCGGTTCGGGTACTTGtttgaccgtaccgggtatgGTCAACGTACCCAGGTACGTATCTGGCATTTTTTGGACTCGGCCATCTTTAAATTAgggcttttgtttttcttttttacttttaaacaaAACGCAGAACCTTTGACTTTTGTCAAGGGCTCTATGTATTGCCCACAGCAGCAGCACATGTGGAGTTCTCTGGCAACATTGCCTGCTCCGTCGACTGGTTTTCAGCAGTTTCCAGAGAGAGGCAATGTCTCCGGCAGAAAGGGCAACGCAGCTGCTGTTGTTCAGCGACTTCTCCATCGACTGATTTgggcatttttttgttgaagcttctttttttccccGCGGTCTATTGATTTACTTCCGGCGTCAGGTTTAGAATCGTTTGCCCTTTTTCTATGATCTGCATCAACtattcttcttcaaaaatcatatcatctgcaaccattttttttttcagataacCGTGCATCCATGCATGCTCCCATGTTATTTTTTGTAACTCACCCATTCCATTTCTGCATTTAGCACTTAGATTACAGTTCCACAATGCTGAGTCTTGGTTCGTATTTGACTGTCTAAGGGGCTGCTCAGTTGTTTGGTAGATGATTTTGCTCATTCCATTGCAACTTTGCAATATATGCAGCATATGACTTtgagattcatatatattttttttatacgcttaaagtttttcataggtttcttaaatacactgctgcaagagccaTTGGTATATATCTTTTgtgttgtttacttgtttatgttcatatatgttttctatgttgtttcttttgtgttgtttacttgtttatgttcatatatgttttctatgttgtttacttgtttatgttgatatatatattctatgttgtttatttgtcataaatatttttatgttgttgacttgtttttcatttgttagtaagttttctttgtatatatatatatatatatgccgtacccccgcacccaagtgtTTTGAAAATAGTCCGTACACGCACCCGTACCTGTACCCTTGTGACATAGAGTAAACTGCTAAATAGGGGGCATAGCACCTTCTTGTGACTATACTCAAGGCACGATTATGTGTTCAAGTTTGGTCTAATCCAACTTCTACTCTCATGAAATATATTTGTAGCTAGAAGGCCTGATATGGCTCCCGAGACTTGGGTCTTCCTTTAattgcttaaaattttattCACCATTATTTGCAATGGCAAATAAAAGCAGTTATTTGGGTtatgtttaaaacttaaagCAATATTGCAAAAGGCATATCGTAACGCGTATTGGTCAGGCTGACCTATATCCAGTATTGTAATGTATCTAAATGTAGGGTAGGGTATTGTACAATTAATGttttaatctaaaaaaataaaaaatagagaaaaaaccagaaaaaaatgtATTCCAGAATCCACATAACAAACCCATCACATGTGaagaacattcatgattcatcgtTCATAAATCTTAATATaacaacaacacattcaaaaagaAGAGATCatagattcaaaataacataataagcatccaacccaagtttaaagtgttttagattgCATTACAAGTTCACAACATACAAATGTACAATTGTTCACTGTCAAGTGTcaaatatcatgattatcatcatcatcattcatCAATCAACACTAATCATCattatcttcatcatcattttcttcattaattatTTCAATGTCTTTAAAGAGAATGGTCTCACCAACATATGGGCGATTTTTTGTAGAAAACTAGCAAAACATCCCCCTCTCACAGTTCTTAGAGACGTTTAGAAAGTGGGAGGGAAAGGCtgttttaaaaaagaaactacAAAAAAGGGCCTTTGTTTTGTCCCCATATCATATCACACAGGGCGTATCATGTATCATAGGTGCACCATATAGGCTTTTCAAACCTAGACAATATGTATTGCATGATACGGGCCCATATCATGTTATATGGATGACATTGCCTTAAAATATTATGATCAAGTATAATTAATAGCAATTGTGGTGAATGGAACCAGCAGATCGGATAACTATATTGGATGTTTCAAACAGCGTGCAGAGTCCGCTCTACTATTATGACTTCTTGTTTGTACATTCTATCTTAAAATAAAATGGCTTTGACATAGACTGCCACCTATACCTTCATCTTGATGACCTCCATGCTCTTATTTATTTGATCTCTTTATTTACggagtttgaactttgaaagtCCTTTATAATCAGATCttacaaaaacttttttctccCAGTATATAGCACTGGAGTTTTTCGAAGCAGTTCTTAGAGTTTTCAAAAATGTACTTTAGAATGTTGAACTGCTCACAAAAACATGCATGGAAATGGggaaattgttttattttctcatcATAATGAGAACAAGGCAATTATCTACTTTGTGCAACTAGTCCTGGTCCTGGAAAAGAACATTCACAGAAATGGGAAATTGTTTTTTGCCCACCATAATGAGAATAAGGTGATCATGTACTTGATGCAACCAGATGTGATTACCGCCAGGTGAAGACAGAACTTGGATTTCTATAGAGATGTATAATTTGTTTCAAAAGTGATCATTGATTGCAAGATTGGTAATAATGAATATGTTCTAACTTGATAACCAAAGAGGAAGAGCAAGTTGACTCATCATAAAATAACAAAGTCAGGGTACCTTACTTGTATACCAGGTGATGTTAAAGAAAAACACCCAATGACTTAGACATATATGATGAGGCTCATTCTTTAATTTTCTATTCCCCCTATACTTAAAAACTTAACATCTGATCTTGTTAAATGCTATAGATGGTAAACAACATCTCTCGAGGCAAATCCGCAAGGAATTGTCCCAAATTTCCCTTGAATATTGCAAATCAGTTTGTTTCAAATCCTCGCAAACCCGCAGTTCCCAGATTTACTGGATGGTAACAATAAGGTAAGTAATCAGACAAATAAGCCAATCGGGCCTTGTTGATTTTCAATAACTACGAGTAAGCCTGGTTACTAGTTTACCCTCCATTAGGCATCAACCAAGTTTCATCTGATTCCCTACAAGCACAAGCTGATGTTAGGCTTGACTTATTAGGAAAGCAGAAATCATCCTATGATGAAGGGAACGTACTCAAGTCCATCTAAGTAATGCTTAATTACTTTAAATGATAAAGTAAAGAAATGATCTACCAACCGTATCTGAAGACATGCTCCATAACCGATTTATGTACATACCACATATGtgtcatgtgtgtgtgtgtgtttgtatcCACAACCAGGGATACATGGGCTTGGCCAAGCTGAACAGCTACTGTTCAGATTTGGCTTATTTGGCAACAAGCTGATAAGGAGCTGAATCGGAGATTTTTCCCTTTATTCGGTAAATCATGAATGAGATCATTTCTTATCCAAGATCCATAAAATTTTGGCTTCATTCATCAGCAGGAGTGAAACCAAAGCAGAAAATGTGACTACTAGAAGAGTGGGCTAATGTGAAGACTTACCCTCAAAGCCATCTTCTTAAGTTTATTCATGGCAGAGAACTGCTTCAATCGCGAAATTACGGTTGAATCAAGAGGCTTGTCCAAGGCGACATTGTCATCAACGATCCACGGGTGACCTATCAAAAGAGAAAGGCAACACAAGATCAAGAAACCCGCCCAATTGTCAATGCAAGCATTCAGAATGGATTAACGCGGTCACATCTCATCCCATTAGAAAACGAGACAAGTCTACTTACTTAGAACTTGGCGAGCAGTAAACCTCTTCTTGGGATTCCTAGTGAGCATATTGCGAATGAGATCTTTCGCACTTTCAGAAATGCCGGGCCATGGCTCCGATTGGAAATCTAACTGGCCTTGAAGAATCTGTCTGAATATCCCCTGTTCAGTTTCTTGAGATaccaagaagaaagaacaataaaaaccacaaacagaaacaacaaaatcGACAGCAATATACGTGAAGGGCAAGTGATCAatcaaaaagagaagaagagaaagaacgaGAAATTGAACGAACACCATAACATTTTCATATATGAAGAGTCCCCAAAACCCAATTTCTCAAaacccttttttcctttttttcttcgttAATTTGTTAGAGAAGAtcgaagaagaagcagaagcaaaCGGTAAGCTAAGGAAGGCAGGAAGGTGGTACCTGCCCAGAAAGGCGGGACTCCAGACAGCAAGATGTAAAGAATGACGCCCGCGCTCCAGACGTCCGCCTCTGGCCCGTAATGCTTCTTAAGCACCTCGGGAGCTACATAGTATGGGCTGCCCACGACGTCGAAGAAGACGTCGCCGGGCTTGTAGAAGACGGAGAGCCCGAAATCGATCGTCTTAAGAGGGGCTTCTTCGCGGGCGTCCGCGAAGAGGAAGTTCTCCGGCTTGAGGTCTCGGTGCATCACGCCGGAGGAATGGCAGGCCTCGACGACGCCGACGATGGTCCGGATGAGCCCGGCGGCCTTGCGCTCGCTGTAGTGTCCCTTCTGGATGATCCGGTCGAAGAGCTCCCCGCCGGCGCACAGCTCCATCACAAGGTGGACGAACAGCGCGTCCTCGTAGGCGCCCACGATGGTGACGACGTTGGGGTGGTCCCGGAGGTGGCGCATTATCTCCACCTCCCTCCGGACGTCCTCGTAATCCTCCGGGCAGATGAGCTTCCGCTTGGGAATGGACTTGCAGGCGAACTGCTCGCCAGTGACCTTGTGGACGCAGAAGTAGGTGGTGCCGAACTGTCCCTGACCTAGCTTCTTCCCTATCTTGTACACGTCCCTCACGTTCTCCGTCGCCTGTAGAAGGACGCGCCCGCGGGTCAGAGGAGGATGAGGCGCATGAACCGTCGTGCTGCTGCTCGTTGTTGCTGCTGGTTGTGTTTGCGGTTGTGGTTGTGGTTGTGCTTGTCCTTGTGCTTGTTGTTGTGGTGGTGGCGTGGATGCCGCAGCCGTGGTGGCAGCGCCACCAGTGGCCGAACGGCCGTCATCCGCAGGATTGCCGGTGGGTCTCTTCGTCATTCCGCCTGCCAACCAGAGgatccctctctttctctctctttgggcAGACGGCTGATCGATGGTGTTGGTGCTTGCCCCTGGGTTTTTGCCGTgggcagagggagagagaagtcAATCAGTGGACCTTGTCGCGTTCCATGGTCATGGCCGTGACCCGTGAGTGCGTCATTCCCATCGCCCCCATGGAAGCCACTCAGAAGCTTCATTTCATGCAGCTCTTCGCCCCCCCTTTAccctttctttggtttttctttttccattttcggTCTCTCATTTATCCGCAATTGACAGATTCATTccattttagtcttttagttTTTGATTACCTGATTTTCTACTATCGACGCAATTTTAGATCGTAACAATATTGAGAAACACTTATCAAGGGTTGGCTTTTTTACTCAATTATGATTTTCTAATAAAAGGCACatttttctttaagtacatTAGCCTCAAACTTTTTTGACTTTTTACTCAATTACATTTTTATCCAGACTAGATTTTGCTATTTTTAGATGCAGCTTGAGGTAAAAATGCAATTCAGTGATGAAGAATTACAGATTTTGTTAATATATTTgacttcaaaaaaatatattggaAAATTTTAACAATAACAGATCCGTTTCTattaataaatttaaatttagaaaCTTGGTTGGAATGCTTGGGTATGAAACTGTCAATTGTAGGGAAACAGGACGTATATTTCAATATTGCCTATAAGAAATGCTGGGGTATGAAGCCGTCAATTGTAGGAAAACAGCCAACAGGACGTATATTTCAATATTGCCTATAAATAAAGAcaaatgtgaataaaaaataGACAGGCTTtacttttctcaaaatttaaataaaacacTCGAACTTTATCCATATTTTTGTTGGAAATGTTTGTTTTTGCGTGCGTAGAAAATTCTCCACTAGTTTATAAACCCCCATAGAGTTTCGTTTATCTTAAAAGTACAACCAATTTACAACCAATTGGTTTCCATATTGTTGTTGGAAATTTAatggtagggatgtcaactaCATCATTTGTTTAGTAGTTGCTGAACTTATGAATTATTTAATTACAAATATACAAATGGGTGCTAAGTGGAAGGCTGACCGCtgcttctttatatatatatatatatatatatatatatatatataaatggaaTATACTAGATGACTCAATAGTTAAAAGTCATAGTTAAATATATCATTAAACAAGTCAACTGTataaaacgtaaaaaaaatGCGTCTTTTTTTGAaacgccaaaaaataaaaaaaacacaaaaaatgcatataataagTGTTTAATAagagttttttgtgtttttcgtatttttattattttttaaattttttaaagaatttgccaagattttttcAGTATATACAACTTTACCATATTATACTCAAAAAATTGTTTACCATATAATACATGTACACATTGTTTGTGACAatgataattatatatataaagagataCTCAACCTTTTAATCAAGATTATTTATATGGAACAtatggatggttaagagaaaaataagaaaagaatatgTGACTTAatattaaacaataaaaatatcagtcacattttttttcttattttgctcGTAATCGTCTATCGTGTTGAATAGAATGGCCTTGATTAGATGGCAGTATGgttatgaaaagttaaaatcacCATTTAGTTTCTTCTatatgaattgaaatcaaccaATTACCGCTGTAACGGGATTATTATTCTTTATTATATATCGATACAAACCAttgaaaaatatgcatttggaCGTTCTTGATAGACATTGAAAACACGATTAGAAAGATGCATCACATTTAATGCGTCTCACTCTTTTAAGTTATCTAAATAGGCAAAGCAATTAACATGGCAAAGTCCGATAGAAAATTATTTAAAGATTTTAGCCAAAATGTCCGGATACAAGACAAGTTACAATAAATGCACTCAAttgttcatattcaaaatgATTCAAAGTGTTGCTTTCCACGTAATTGCTGCTAGTAGCGtcggatttgagatccgagACTGATCTCAATGAAAGGAGAAATTCACTGAAGATGATAACTACAGAAACATATACACAACTACTGATTAGAAGATAAAATTACATCTCAcaaatgcatattaattatAACATAAAAACAATTTCTAGTCTTAATGGGTAAAGAAGACTATAGATTCACAGGTTTAAGATCCCCATGAATTTGAATTGTTCGCAAATCCATTTGATTGATGCGAGATGGAGGTATTATGCACCATGcactattttttattattttaaaacattttttaaagtttaagtacattttttattatatatatattttctattttccaaaaaaaatttgcaattttgTAACTAATTCAGCTTAATCGTTGAATCTATTGATTCCGAGATTCGAGTTCATCTTTA belongs to Nymphaea colorata isolate Beijing-Zhang1983 chromosome 13, ASM883128v2, whole genome shotgun sequence and includes:
- the LOC116266807 gene encoding calcium-dependent protein kinase SK5-like — encoded protein: MTKRPTGNPADDGRSATGGAATTAAASTPPPQQQAQGQAQPQPQPQTQPAATTSSSTTVHAPHPPLTRGRVLLQATENVRDVYKIGKKLGQGQFGTTYFCVHKVTGEQFACKSIPKRKLICPEDYEDVRREVEIMRHLRDHPNVVTIVGAYEDALFVHLVMELCAGGELFDRIIQKGHYSERKAAGLIRTIVGVVEACHSSGVMHRDLKPENFLFADAREEAPLKTIDFGLSVFYKPGDVFFDVVGSPYYVAPEVLKKHYGPEADVWSAGVILYILLSGVPPFWAETEQGIFRQILQGQLDFQSEPWPGISESAKDLIRNMLTRNPKKRFTARQVLSHPWIVDDNVALDKPLDSTVISRLKQFSAMNKLKKMALRVIAESLSEDEIGGLKDIFQMIDTDNSGTITFDELKEGLRKVGSELMECEIRSLMDAADIDNNGTLDYGEFLAATVHLNKMEKEEVLFNAFSFFDKDGSGYITIDELQQACSEFGLTDVHLDEMIKEIDQDNDGRIDYAEFSAMMRKGSGGGGVGRKTMRNSLYVSFKDALKIAEK